In a genomic window of Quercus lobata isolate SW786 chromosome 4, ValleyOak3.0 Primary Assembly, whole genome shotgun sequence:
- the LOC115983431 gene encoding germin-like protein 9-3, giving the protein MDISMSKLEFFFALVLAFTTLHMVTAGDADITSDFLVPPNVTKVDSNFFTSTSMRTLLKANPPTTFKVTKASLAEFPALNGRSVSFAVLQYPAGSVNPPHTHPHSAELLFLLDGALEVGFVDTTNKLFTQTLQADDMFVLPKGLVHYQFNCDVKNSAIAISAFGSANAGTISVPTTVFTTGIDNGILAKSFNTNIATIQAIKAGLTPKA; this is encoded by the coding sequence ATGGACATTAGCATGTCCAAGCTCGAATTCTTCTTTGCTCTTGTACTAGCCTTCACTACTCTTCATATGGTGACTGCCGGAGATGCAGATATCACTTCAGATTTTTTGGTCCCACCAAATGTAACCAAAGTtgatagcaacttcttcacatccACCAGCATGAGGACTCTTTTAAAGGCAAATCCACCTACAACTTTTAAGGTTACGAAAGCTAGCTTGGCTGAATTCCCAGCTCTCAATGGCCGGAGCGTTTCCTTTGCGGTTCTCCAATACCCAGCTGGCTCTGTCAACCCACCTCACACTCATCCTCACTCGGCAGAGCTCTTGTTTCTTCTTGATGGTGCTCTGGAAGTTGGGTTTGTTGACACTACTAACAAGCTCTTCACTCAGACACTCCAAGCGGATGACATGTTTGTACTTCCCAAGGGACTAGTTCACTACCAGTTCAATTGTGATGTGAAGAATTCTGCAATAGCCATCTCTGCATTCGGAAGTGCAAATGCTGGAACCATCTCAGTTCCTACCACTGTATTCACTACTGGCATTGATAATGGGATCTTGGCCAAGTCTTTCAATACTAATATTGCTACCATTCAAGCCATCAAGGCCGGGCTTACACCCAAAGCCTGA